The DNA segment TATTCTATAACAAACCGGTCTGCATGGTTAGGAAGAATCCGTTTGATCAGGTCGTAACTTGCTTTTTCATTTAATTTATTGTCAGTACTAGCATGCGCCAGTGTATGAGTAAAGGTAAGGGAGAGCAGAATAAAGATGGATAAAATTAGCTGCTTAAAATTTGGTCGCTTCATGTGTAATTATTTAGTGTTAGTGTAGACAGTTGGAAATGCATTGTTCATTTTGTGATTATACTTGGCGTATAACGCTTTAGCCACTGTAACCGGGTTTCCTGTAGGTTTATCGGTATAAGCTTCATTTGCATTTACCCATTTCCATTCCCAGTCTTTTATGGTATTTTCAAACTTAATCTGATCAATTTCTTTTCCAGCACTGGCCTGCAGCCGTACTTCGTCAAAAAATTGCTGCCAGCGTGGTTTATAAAAGCCTTTCATCATACCGGCCCATTCTTTACAGGCGTATTCATGAATATTACAATCTTTGTCTAACCACAAAGTGATCAGGTCGCGGGCATTGCGTTCGAATAATTTTTTCTCTGCCGGATTATCGCCCAACGCTTTGGCGTTGTTGATCCATTTACCTAACAGAAAGTCTGATCTGGTACCCAGCAACTGATCGATATCGTCGATCAATTCCAAGAACTGAGCGCTCTTTTTGTTGAAGGTGGCCATATCCTTTTGTTTATACGAGCTGGCAAAATCCTGTTGCAGTACGTTGGCATAATTGGCAAGGACCTGTCGTGTAACATCTACCAGGTCATACTGAAATCCATCGCTTGATTTTAATTCGTCTGATGCAGTCAGCAGATACGACCAGGCCTTCATCAGTTCCTTACTGGAATATGGAATAGCTGTATAGGTCCAGACTGTTGCTGCGTCGAAGGTTGGTCTGCCCGTAATGATGGTATTGGTACCCCACCACGGCTGGTGACTGTAAACCGTATTTTTTAATACTTCCCAGGCTTTCTCAGCATTGCTGTTCCTCTTCCCATAACGGCGTTGCGCATAACCCTTTAACCAATTGTCTAAATCAATTGGTTTATCGTTCCATATGTGCTCCAGCATTAGCGAATAGATAGCTGGGTTTTGTTCAATGCCCTCCATGGTCAACCCAATCCCGGACATTTTACCTCTTTGGTCGTTTTTTAATGCAGCTGCCGGATCATTCCCGATTCTGGACATATCGCCGAACATGCTGAGGCGCCCGCCGAAATTGTGCAGCATGCACCAGATCCACTTTTCGCCGTAAAAAGCATCTGTTCTGCTCCATACCGGATTTAATTCACTATTCAAATCCAGTACAATCAATTTATCCTGTGGTACGGCACTAAACAAGGCTTTCATTTGAGTAGGCTGCCAGAAGTTGGGCCGGTCTAAAAACATCCAGCCTTGCATGATCCATACCGCCTGGGTGTCTACAGCGGCCATAGATTCATAAATCTTTTTGGCCATTCCGTTGAGGTAAGTAGAATCGTTACTTACCGGGGTCATTTCATTAAAGGTATCTGCGGAATACAAATGATCCGTTCCGAAAGTGTTGATTAACGCTGTGAGGAATTTTCTGCCGATTTCTTTAAACATCGGTGTTTCTGGGTTGAGTACATAAGCTGGCGACACGTTAATGCCCCATTGCTGGGTGTTCACTTTTATATCCGGAAATTTATCTTTAAAAGAAGGAGGCACATGCCCGGTAAAAGAAGGCAGTATGGGTGTCATTCCCAGCGCACGCTCCCTGGCCAGAATCTTCTTCTGGAGAGCTTCCTGCTTAGCCATAAAGTTTTTAGACATCGGGCCTCCCCAGGCATCCAGATTGCCCATCCAAAACCAGTTGGTATACGCGGGTCCGCTAAAAAAAGCATCCATATCTTTATCGTTGAAGCCCATGCTACGATATACTTTATCCCAAATTGA comes from the Pedobacter heparinus DSM 2366 genome and includes:
- a CDS encoding alpha-N-acetylglucosaminidase — encoded protein: MRRLKYYLLALMLIGTGISLIAQTTQNVLNKEAAYELIKRILPAYAHKFEVAYVPKENDSDVFELESKAGKIVLRGNNGVAVASALNYWLKNYAHCEITWNGTNLNIPKPFPMVSKKIRKVTPYEYRHYFNYCTFNYTATWWDWERWQWEIDFMALNGVNMPLALTGQNSIWDKVYRSMGFNDKDMDAFFSGPAYTNWFWMGNLDAWGGPMSKNFMAKQEALQKKILARERALGMTPILPSFTGHVPPSFKDKFPDIKVNTQQWGINVSPAYVLNPETPMFKEIGRKFLTALINTFGTDHLYSADTFNEMTPVSNDSTYLNGMAKKIYESMAAVDTQAVWIMQGWMFLDRPNFWQPTQMKALFSAVPQDKLIVLDLNSELNPVWSRTDAFYGEKWIWCMLHNFGGRLSMFGDMSRIGNDPAAALKNDQRGKMSGIGLTMEGIEQNPAIYSLMLEHIWNDKPIDLDNWLKGYAQRRYGKRNSNAEKAWEVLKNTVYSHQPWWGTNTIITGRPTFDAATVWTYTAIPYSSKELMKAWSYLLTASDELKSSDGFQYDLVDVTRQVLANYANVLQQDFASSYKQKDMATFNKKSAQFLELIDDIDQLLGTRSDFLLGKWINNAKALGDNPAEKKLFERNARDLITLWLDKDCNIHEYACKEWAGMMKGFYKPRWQQFFDEVRLQASAGKEIDQIKFENTIKDWEWKWVNANEAYTDKPTGNPVTVAKALYAKYNHKMNNAFPTVYTNTK